The proteins below are encoded in one region of Triticum aestivum cultivar Chinese Spring chromosome 1B, IWGSC CS RefSeq v2.1, whole genome shotgun sequence:
- the LOC123113241 gene encoding universal stress protein PHOS34, whose product MAADGERWVGLAVDFSEGSRAALQWAADNLLRAGDNLLLLHVLKDPDYEQGETLLWEASGSPLIPLSEFSHPSTAKKYGVKPDAETLDMLNTIAKQKEVAVVSKVLFGDPREKLCQAIHDMPISCLVIGSRGLGKLKRVLLGSVSDYVVNNAACPVTVVKPASNHA is encoded by the exons ATGGCTGCGGACGGCGAGAGGTGGGTGGGCCTGGCGGTGGACTTCTCGGAGGGGAGCCGCGCGGCGCTGCAGTGGGCGGCGGACAACCTGCTCCGCGCCGGCGACAACCTGCTCCTCCTGCACGTCCTCAAGGACCCCGACTACGAGCAGGGCGAGACCCTCCTCTGGGAGGCCTCCGGCTCCC CTTTGATCCCCCTCTCGGAGTTCTCTCACCCTTCAACTGCAAAGAAATATGGGGTGAAGCCTGATGCTGAAACACTTGACATGCTCAACACCATAGCTAAGCAGAAGGAG GTTGCTGTGGTTTCCAAAGTCCTGTTTGGAGATCCCCGCGAGAAGCTGTGCCAAGCCATCCATGACATGCCCATCAGCTGCCTGGTCATTGGGAGCAGGGGCCTTGGCAAGCTCAAGAG GGTGCTCTTGGGCAGCGTCAGCGATTACGTCGTGAACAACGCCGCCTGCCCGGTCACCGTTGTCAAGCCAGCGAGTAACCATGCCTGA